In the Streptomyces sp. NBC_00525 genome, one interval contains:
- a CDS encoding SDR family oxidoreductase, with amino-acid sequence MSGRGSLEGQVVVVTGAARGVGELLARKLSARGAILALVGLEPDELKKVSERLHGESDHWHADVTDHEAMARVAQEVKNRFGKVDVVVANAGVATGGPLIDSDPVAWRRVIEVNLIGGAVTARAFLPVLMESRGYFLQIASLAAITPAPMMSAYCASKSGVEAFAHSLRAEVGYRGVKVGVGYLSWTDTDMVRGADEDDVMRDLRKRLPWPTNRTYPLGPAVDRVVAGIERRSAHVYAQWWLRGMQPVRGYLPTLIGVVGQREMRRFGPRLEGVSKGLVGAGGAADQDERAARTQRD; translated from the coding sequence ATGAGCGGCAGGGGAAGTCTCGAAGGGCAGGTCGTCGTCGTCACCGGAGCCGCCCGCGGCGTCGGGGAACTCCTCGCCCGCAAGCTCTCCGCCCGGGGCGCGATCCTCGCCCTCGTCGGCCTCGAACCCGACGAGCTGAAGAAGGTCTCCGAACGCCTGCACGGCGAGAGCGACCACTGGCACGCCGACGTCACCGACCACGAGGCGATGGCCCGCGTCGCCCAGGAAGTAAAGAATCGGTTCGGCAAGGTCGACGTCGTCGTCGCCAACGCCGGTGTCGCCACCGGCGGCCCCCTCATCGACTCCGACCCCGTCGCCTGGCGCCGCGTCATCGAGGTCAACCTCATCGGCGGCGCGGTGACCGCCCGCGCGTTCCTCCCCGTCCTGATGGAGAGCCGCGGCTACTTCCTCCAGATCGCCTCCCTCGCCGCGATCACCCCGGCCCCCATGATGAGCGCCTACTGCGCCTCCAAGTCCGGCGTCGAGGCGTTCGCCCACTCCCTGCGCGCCGAAGTCGGCTACCGGGGCGTCAAGGTGGGTGTCGGCTACCTCTCCTGGACCGACACCGACATGGTCCGGGGCGCCGACGAGGACGACGTCATGCGCGACCTCCGCAAGCGGCTGCCCTGGCCCACCAACCGCACCTACCCCCTCGGCCCCGCCGTCGACCGCGTCGTCGCCGGCATCGAGCGCCGCTCCGCCCACGTGTACGCCCAGTGGTGGCTGCGCGGCATGCAGCCCGTACGCGGCTACCTGCCGACCCTCATCGGCGTCGTCGGCCAGCGCGAGATGCGCAGGTTCGGGCCGCGCCTGGAGGGCGTGAGTAAGGGCTTGGTCGGCGCCGGCGGCGCCGCCGACCAGGACGAACGCGCGGCCCGTACGCAGCGTGACTGA
- a CDS encoding class I SAM-dependent methyltransferase, producing MEATNLLYRDPALYDAVQADSTGAGMCLALVESYRPDARTLIDFGCGTGRDLHTLAERFECVGLDLQPGMVGYALRTRPTLDIRIGDMRTARLGRRMDVVTCLGNSLAYVHGNSEITQVFATFAAHVRRGGLLVLCSPVAPIADSGPMSATVGTPDGPATVTIYYEWDLRTQINTMRRHWTLPSGEQAQDEIRRRVLFPRELEQYAERAGFQVLDMTDGREGPFAGPTAYTVATYT from the coding sequence GTGGAAGCAACCAATCTCCTCTACCGGGACCCGGCCCTCTACGACGCCGTCCAGGCCGACAGCACCGGCGCCGGGATGTGCCTGGCCCTTGTCGAGTCCTATCGGCCGGACGCCCGGACACTGATCGACTTCGGGTGCGGCACCGGCAGGGACCTGCACACCCTGGCGGAACGCTTCGAGTGCGTCGGCCTGGACCTCCAGCCCGGCATGGTCGGCTACGCCCTGCGGACCCGGCCTACGCTGGACATCCGCATCGGGGACATGCGCACGGCCCGGCTCGGGCGGCGCATGGACGTGGTGACTTGTCTGGGCAACAGCCTCGCCTACGTACACGGCAACAGCGAGATCACTCAGGTGTTCGCCACGTTCGCGGCCCATGTCCGGCGCGGCGGTCTGCTCGTCCTGTGCTCCCCCGTCGCGCCCATTGCGGACTCCGGCCCGATGAGCGCCACAGTCGGCACTCCGGACGGACCGGCGACCGTGACCATCTACTACGAGTGGGACCTTCGGACGCAGATCAACACCATGCGCCGGCACTGGACGCTTCCCTCGGGGGAACAGGCCCAGGACGAGATCCGCAGACGAGTCCTCTTCCCGCGCGAGCTCGAACAGTACGCGGAGCGCGCCGGATTCCAGGTCCTGGACATGACCGACGGACGCGAAGGCCCGTTCGCAGGGCCGACCGCGTACACGGTGGCCACGTATACCTGA
- a CDS encoding helix-turn-helix domain-containing protein, whose amino-acid sequence MAVAKEIDASAGVPEFYGKELRYKREKAGLTLEKLAAGGFCSVSLLSEIEHGNRRMPPDLAVHMDRALNTDGFFARRCEDVSKARRRGHAGYFERVLEAEKQALVIGQWSPTVIPGLVQTEPYIRELYRAERVVKPPEQIDTMVHARLKRAQLLLDQGNPEYWIVLPETLLWQPVLPPQQMAEQLEHVAGLARSGRIILQVVPWNTGAHALMHNNAMLLDFADAPPLFYTEGQYHGNTIDDPGIVKQYRRSYDLLRAAAMSPDSSLATVEAAIEDYRNGVQPHQLVRRRLAEE is encoded by the coding sequence TTGGCGGTGGCCAAGGAGATCGACGCCTCGGCGGGCGTCCCCGAGTTCTACGGGAAAGAGCTGCGCTACAAGCGGGAGAAGGCGGGTCTCACGCTGGAGAAACTGGCCGCCGGCGGCTTCTGCAGCGTCTCCCTGCTGAGCGAGATCGAGCACGGCAACCGCCGTATGCCCCCGGACCTCGCTGTACATATGGACCGCGCGCTGAACACGGACGGCTTTTTCGCCAGGCGCTGTGAAGACGTGAGCAAGGCCCGGCGCAGGGGCCATGCCGGGTACTTCGAGCGTGTGCTGGAGGCGGAGAAGCAGGCGCTGGTCATCGGGCAGTGGTCGCCCACCGTCATCCCCGGCCTGGTGCAAACGGAGCCGTACATCCGCGAGTTGTACCGCGCCGAACGTGTGGTGAAGCCTCCCGAGCAGATCGACACGATGGTCCACGCCAGGCTGAAACGGGCCCAGCTTCTTCTGGATCAGGGCAACCCGGAGTACTGGATCGTGTTGCCAGAGACTCTGCTCTGGCAACCGGTCCTGCCGCCGCAGCAGATGGCTGAACAGCTGGAGCATGTGGCTGGGCTCGCCAGAAGCGGAAGGATCATTTTGCAGGTCGTTCCGTGGAACACGGGAGCGCATGCCCTCATGCACAACAACGCCATGCTGCTCGACTTCGCGGACGCGCCCCCTCTCTTCTACACGGAGGGGCAGTACCACGGGAACACGATCGACGATCCCGGGATCGTCAAGCAGTATCGGAGGTCCTACGATCTGCTCAGGGCCGCCGCCATGTCGCCGGACTCATCCTTGGCCACGGTCGAAGCAGCAATAGAGGACTATCGAAATGGCGTGCAACCCCATCAACTTGTTCGGCGCAGACTGGCGGAAGAGTAG
- a CDS encoding ATP-binding protein encodes MNGLPLTLEFLAVPEAVPELRRMLRARFAGEDAGDLLLCVSELLTNVITHVGERTPVTLRVTATHSGRVRVAVSDPAPAVWPILREAGPEGTSGRGLLLIDAVALRWGVEQSPYRKTVWCELRPPTPRRAVRPVGVGSAGGGAQVEAS; translated from the coding sequence ATGAACGGGCTGCCCCTGACGCTGGAATTCCTGGCCGTGCCGGAGGCGGTACCGGAGCTGCGGCGGATGCTGCGGGCCCGGTTCGCGGGGGAGGACGCGGGCGATCTCCTGCTGTGCGTCAGCGAGTTGCTGACGAATGTGATCACTCACGTGGGGGAGCGTACGCCGGTGACGTTACGGGTGACGGCGACGCACTCGGGACGCGTACGGGTGGCCGTGAGCGACCCCGCCCCGGCGGTGTGGCCGATACTCCGCGAGGCCGGCCCGGAGGGCACGTCGGGTCGGGGGCTCCTGCTGATCGACGCGGTGGCGCTGAGGTGGGGCGTGGAGCAGAGCCCGTACCGCAAGACGGTGTGGTGCGAACTGCGTCCACCGACCCCGCGACGGGCGGTGCGTCCGGTGGGCGTCGGCAGCGCCGGGGGCGGGGCTCAGGTCGAGGCTTCGTAG
- a CDS encoding tetratricopeptide repeat protein yields the protein MAKRGPNDSLGRLLVECRWTHRQFARAVNRLGTETGAPSRYDESAVSHWLGGTVPRVAVRACLLEALSRRLGRPVTHMEAGLPAPQDQPATDTVGLESLIDLGRQDMDPSRRSVLGVGLFSVALTIPGWTDVIGRAEAVQSGRARRIGMSEVDMVIAMTERVSELDDQFGGRHARPMAASFMVNTVAPYLRADAPCHVRKAMLSAASDLLYLTGYMAVDEGLHGLAQRYYVKALELAGAAEDHLTYCTTLRGMSVQAVDLRHGGKAMELADAAAAASPQAGPRMQAFISGQRAHAAAQIGDRTGALRYLREAETAMERAESRGTTFGSYDPASLNYHVSQVRYELGDVSGAIAAMQLSDKVRYSVYRRARVRHRAVLAERQLEVGHLEAACATWQLALDDYPMVQSGRADDRIKAMFGLLRPHLRNAAARDLYERARAITPPGRMY from the coding sequence ATGGCCAAGCGCGGTCCGAACGATTCGCTCGGGCGCCTGCTGGTCGAATGCCGCTGGACGCACCGTCAATTCGCGCGTGCTGTGAACCGCCTGGGTACCGAGACAGGCGCGCCCTCGCGCTACGACGAGTCAGCGGTAAGCCACTGGCTGGGCGGAACCGTGCCGCGTGTGGCCGTACGGGCATGCCTCCTGGAGGCCCTTTCGCGGCGTCTGGGGCGACCCGTGACGCACATGGAGGCTGGGCTGCCCGCTCCCCAGGATCAGCCCGCCACCGATACGGTCGGCTTGGAGAGCCTGATCGACCTCGGGAGGCAGGACATGGACCCCTCGCGCCGCAGTGTTCTCGGGGTCGGTCTGTTTTCCGTCGCCCTCACCATTCCCGGATGGACCGATGTCATCGGCCGTGCCGAAGCGGTCCAGTCCGGACGCGCACGCCGGATCGGCATGAGTGAAGTGGACATGGTCATCGCCATGACCGAGCGTGTCTCGGAACTGGACGATCAGTTCGGCGGACGGCACGCACGCCCGATGGCCGCCTCGTTCATGGTCAACACCGTGGCCCCCTACCTGCGCGCCGATGCCCCGTGCCATGTACGAAAGGCCATGTTGTCCGCAGCCTCGGACCTGCTCTACCTGACCGGTTACATGGCCGTGGACGAGGGACTGCACGGCCTTGCCCAGCGCTACTACGTCAAGGCACTGGAACTGGCCGGCGCCGCCGAGGACCACCTGACCTACTGCACCACACTGCGCGGCATGAGCGTCCAGGCAGTCGACCTCCGGCATGGGGGAAAGGCCATGGAATTGGCAGACGCCGCTGCGGCAGCCTCTCCCCAGGCCGGCCCCCGTATGCAAGCCTTCATCTCAGGCCAGCGCGCGCACGCCGCCGCGCAAATCGGCGACCGGACCGGAGCTCTGCGGTATCTCCGCGAGGCGGAAACCGCTATGGAACGCGCCGAGTCGCGCGGCACGACGTTCGGCTCGTACGACCCGGCTTCACTCAATTACCACGTCAGCCAAGTCCGTTACGAACTGGGCGACGTCTCCGGTGCCATTGCGGCCATGCAACTGTCCGACAAGGTGCGGTACAGCGTCTACCGGCGCGCTCGGGTCCGGCACCGTGCCGTGCTGGCCGAGCGACAACTGGAGGTCGGACACCTCGAAGCGGCCTGCGCCACCTGGCAGCTGGCCCTCGACGACTACCCGATGGTGCAGTCCGGTCGGGCCGATGACCGGATCAAAGCCATGTTCGGTCTTCTCCGTCCGCATCTGAGGAACGCCGCCGCGAGAGATCTCTACGAACGCGCACGGGCGATCACGCCGCCTGGTCGTATGTACTGA
- a CDS encoding Lsr2 family DNA-binding protein gives MDDIQQAWARITARLAPRTLGGPDAPDPDAVAGAAARMGVEPAGDLRRWLLAVDLDAGRRPAAHAPLVALGCPGVLPGGALLLGLTDIERVHGQRMNLAADGLWRREWVPVAAETDGFHGVFVNTLTGTVGSWSEGEDPKEDTHPSLATFFHDIADQLDGTPRPEAEAPVRAWARAHGIRINDRGRIPADIRRAYEAST, from the coding sequence ATGGACGACATACAGCAGGCATGGGCCAGGATCACTGCGCGGCTCGCCCCACGCACCCTAGGCGGCCCGGACGCCCCCGATCCCGATGCCGTGGCCGGCGCGGCCGCGCGCATGGGCGTCGAGCCGGCCGGGGACCTGCGCCGCTGGCTCCTCGCCGTCGATCTCGACGCCGGCCGGCGCCCCGCCGCACACGCGCCCCTGGTCGCCCTGGGCTGCCCCGGCGTCCTGCCCGGCGGCGCGCTGCTGCTCGGCCTGACCGACATCGAGCGCGTCCACGGGCAGCGGATGAACCTGGCGGCGGACGGGCTGTGGCGGCGGGAGTGGGTGCCGGTGGCGGCGGAGACGGACGGTTTCCACGGCGTCTTCGTGAACACCCTCACCGGCACGGTCGGCTCCTGGTCCGAGGGCGAAGACCCCAAGGAGGACACGCACCCCTCCCTCGCCACCTTCTTCCACGACATCGCGGACCAGCTGGACGGCACGCCCCGCCCCGAGGCCGAGGCCCCCGTACGCGCCTGGGCCCGCGCCCACGGCATCCGGATCAACGACCGGGGCCGCATCCCGGCCGACATACGCCGAGCCTACGAAGCCTCGACCTGA
- a CDS encoding DUF397 domain-containing protein — MACNPINLFGADWRKSSYSNADGGDCLEVADGHPGLVPVRDSKRPEGPALVVNAAAWAPFIEAVKAA, encoded by the coding sequence ATGGCGTGCAACCCCATCAACTTGTTCGGCGCAGACTGGCGGAAGAGTAGTTACAGCAACGCTGACGGCGGCGACTGCCTCGAAGTGGCTGACGGGCACCCCGGCCTCGTCCCCGTCCGGGACTCCAAGCGGCCCGAGGGCCCCGCTCTCGTCGTCAACGCCGCCGCGTGGGCACCGTTCATCGAGGCGGTCAAGGCCGCCTGA
- a CDS encoding asparagine synthase-related protein — MEENKQGEADFVEAVMTSGEARLTVGVFGTAPLYLLENAGELHVSWDLATLRPYLSVERLVPRVVARTLTRQHRYTSDTVFDGVYRLTERASAVFTASGLTVLYPEPAEHVLEPRTLRPGVDPLASFDRLLTDVVREAPCTTGCMGVELSGGADSGNVALSVKATGFPQVHSFGLLVGGTSGGPQRERRRAYADHCGFQDTTVPAMRYPPFCPGGVRALRRPHDPAGAFYQEAFDALRTQMAVRRCEVVFTGSGGDEVNAHHSRTSAELPSPEPVPWLGPAAVRARTEVNEQLAPIPVLPVPTLMAFGMHNPGHLRAGVWPMSPLAHPRIIRFMEQLPHEYKRGKALFRERIRSAGLPDAVASPAEPENFLTVLETGLRRYGLAMLDTMLKESVLVDLGYVDGKALAKARKDAGAAPVVPDLLCDVLALEAGLRSLM; from the coding sequence GTGGAGGAGAACAAGCAGGGCGAGGCCGACTTCGTCGAGGCCGTCATGACCTCCGGGGAAGCTCGTCTCACGGTGGGGGTCTTCGGCACAGCCCCGTTGTACCTGTTGGAGAACGCGGGCGAACTGCACGTGTCGTGGGACTTGGCCACGCTGCGGCCGTATCTGTCGGTCGAACGTTTGGTGCCGCGTGTGGTGGCACGGACTCTGACACGGCAGCACCGCTACACGTCCGACACCGTGTTCGATGGTGTGTATCGCCTGACCGAACGGGCATCTGCCGTCTTCACCGCTTCCGGGCTCACCGTTCTCTACCCGGAACCCGCCGAGCATGTTCTGGAACCACGCACGCTGCGTCCCGGTGTCGATCCGCTCGCCTCATTCGACCGGCTATTGACTGACGTAGTGCGCGAAGCTCCGTGCACCACGGGGTGTATGGGCGTCGAACTGTCGGGGGGCGCGGATTCCGGGAATGTCGCCCTCAGCGTGAAGGCGACCGGATTCCCACAGGTGCACAGCTTCGGTCTACTGGTCGGAGGAACCTCCGGCGGCCCGCAGCGTGAGCGGCGACGGGCGTACGCGGATCACTGCGGTTTCCAGGACACGACCGTTCCCGCAATGCGGTACCCACCGTTCTGTCCCGGTGGTGTGCGCGCTCTGCGTCGACCGCATGATCCGGCCGGGGCGTTCTATCAAGAGGCATTCGACGCCCTGCGCACGCAGATGGCCGTCCGGAGGTGCGAAGTCGTCTTCACGGGAAGCGGCGGAGACGAAGTCAACGCCCACCACTCCAGAACCAGCGCTGAACTGCCCTCGCCCGAGCCCGTTCCCTGGCTCGGCCCGGCAGCGGTACGAGCGCGAACGGAGGTGAATGAGCAACTGGCGCCCATCCCCGTCCTGCCGGTGCCGACCCTCATGGCGTTCGGAATGCACAATCCGGGACATCTTCGGGCCGGAGTCTGGCCGATGAGCCCGCTCGCGCACCCGAGGATCATCCGGTTCATGGAGCAACTGCCCCACGAGTACAAACGCGGGAAGGCTCTGTTCCGTGAACGGATCAGGAGTGCGGGGCTGCCGGACGCGGTGGCATCACCGGCCGAACCCGAAAACTTCCTGACCGTCCTGGAAACAGGGCTGCGACGCTACGGCCTGGCCATGCTCGACACCATGCTGAAAGAGTCCGTCCTGGTCGATCTCGGCTACGTTGACGGAAAGGCACTCGCCAAGGCCCGCAAGGACGCCGGTGCGGCTCCCGTCGTTCCCGATCTGCTGTGCGACGTCCTCGCTCTCGAAGCCGGGCTGCGGAGCCTCATGTGA